One segment of Setaria viridis chromosome 4, Setaria_viridis_v4.0, whole genome shotgun sequence DNA contains the following:
- the LOC117853575 gene encoding RING-H2 finger protein ATL32-like has translation MPLKLAMIVVPPLCMTCVVLKLAGVSWRTTAQVAAAMVVFVAVIGLCDRLRQRPSPWQQPAAGSMAAPAQEAVLGLGASAIASLPVYKYKKKTGGAGDECSVCLGEIKPKETVKQLPVCTHLFHEGCIDVWLRSHWTCPVCRTPVNAAAPVPATMEIGGHTQAN, from the coding sequence ATGCCGCTGAAGCTCGCCATGATCGTCGTCCCACCGTTGTGCATGACATGCGTGGTGCTGAAACTGGCCGGCGTCTCTTGGCGGACCACGGCgcaggtcgccgccgccatggtcgtCTTCGTCGCCGTCATCGGGCTCTGCGACCGCTTGAGGCAACGACCCTCACCTTGGCAGCAACCGGCGGCGGGGTCCATGGCGGCTCCTGCACAGGAGGCGGTCCTCGGGCTTGGCGCGTCCGCCATCGCCAGCCTGCCGGTGTACAAGTACAAGAAGAagaccggcggcgccggcgacgagtgCTCCGTCTGCCTCGGCGAGATAAAGCCAAAGGAGACGGTGAAGCAGCTCCCCGTCTGCACGCACTTGTTCCACGAAGGGTGCATCGACGTGTGGCTGCGGTCTCACTGGACGTGCCCGGTGTGCCGGACTCCTGTCAACGCAGCGGCGCCTGTGCCGGCGACTATGGAGATTGGAGGGCACACTCAGGCCAACTGA